One part of the Ochotona princeps isolate mOchPri1 chromosome 3, mOchPri1.hap1, whole genome shotgun sequence genome encodes these proteins:
- the LOC131479858 gene encoding BAG family molecular chaperone regulator 1-like codes for MIGSSQWNVANSPFVNTDWHYSEQLPLTPKFLGEAGPGGRGRVAGRGARLLGGRQARPRKETSRSSREPRPSEALAEGRQPASRRPSLRSAASGHDRPTRGAASGAARPRMKKKVRTRTRWARSEETPRNEEAPQVEEVPPPEEVPPPAEDVIPNQVTQAEELTRTEEMAAAGLCVTVTHSNEKHDLHVIPQHGSSEPIVQDLAQVVEEAIGVPLPLQKLIFKGKSLKEMETPLSALGIQDGCRIMLIGEKNCPEEEVELKKLKDLEKSVETIASQLEELNKELSGIQQGFLAKDLQAEALSKLDRRVKGTIEHFMKILEEIDTLILPENFKDSRLKRKGLVKKIQAFLAECDMVEKNICEETERLQSTNLALAN; via the coding sequence gagaggcgGGTCCAGGAGGCCGGGGCAGGGTGGCGGGACGCGGCGCTCGGCTGCTGGGCGGCCGACAAGCGCGGCCACGCAAGGAGACCTCGCGGTCCAGCCGGGAGCCGCGCCCGTCCGAGGCCCTGGCCGAGGGCCGCCAGCCGGCCTCTCGTCGTCCATCGCTGAGGAGTGCAGCCAGTGGACATGACCGACCCACCCGGGGCGCCGCCTCCGGTGCTGCCAGGCCGCGGATGAAGAAGAAAGTCCGTACCCGTACCCGCTGGGCCCGGAGCGAGGAGACACCGCGAAACGAGGAGGCTCCTCAGGTGGAAGAGGTGCCCCCGCCTGAGGAGGTGCCGCCGCCGGCCGAGGACGTGATCCCGAACCAGGTGACCCAGGCAGAGGAGCTGACCAGGACCGAGGAAATGGCGGCAGCCGGGCTCTGCGTGACCGTCACCCACAGCAATGAGAAGCATGACCTTCACGTTATCCCCCAGCATGGCAGCAGCGAGCCAATCGTCCAAGACCTGGCCCAGGTTGTTGAAGAGGCCATAGGGGTTCCACTGCCTTTGCAGAAACTCATATTTAAGGGAAAATCTCTGAAGGAAATGGAGACACCATTGTCAGCCCTTGGAATACAAGATGGTTGCCGGATCATGTTAATTGGGGAAAAGAACTGTCCAGAGGAAGAGGTTGAACTAAAGAAGTTGAAAGATTTGGAGAAGTCTGTGGAGACGATAGCTAGCCAACTTGAAGAGCTGAATAAAGAACTTAGTGGCATCCAACAGGGTTTTCTGGCCAAGGATTTGCAAGCAGAAGCTCTCAGCAAGCTTGACAGGCGAGTAAAAGGCACCATTGAGCATTTTATGAAGATTTTGGAAGAGATTGACACTCTGATCCTGCCAGAAAATTTCAAAGACAGTAGACTGAAAAGGAAGGGTTTGGTGAAAAAGATTCAGGCATTCCTGGCTGAATGTGACATGGTGGAAAAAAATATCTGCGAGGAGACAGAGCGACTCCAGTCTACAAACTTGGCCTTGGCCAACTGA